Proteins encoded in a region of the Streptomyces sp. NBC_00258 genome:
- the nagA gene encoding N-acetylglucosamine-6-phosphate deacetylase, producing the protein MTTERTSLAGVHDSAPSGARGTARPTPTDPHVVVLSGANVVLPTGTVPGGRVIVEGTRIAGSAPVGAPTVDLRNHWVVPGFVDMHNHGGGGASFTSGTVEEILKGIHTHRLHGTTTLVASTVTGDMDGLAQRAGLLSELAEQGDLAGIHFEGPFISPCRKGAHSEELLRDPDPAEVRKLIDAARGRASMVTLATELPGGIDSVRLLAEHGVIAAIGHTDATYEQTVEAIDAGATVATHLFNAMPTLGHRSPGPIAALLEDERITVELINDGVHLHPASLQLAFHHAGGDRVAFITDAMDAAGFGDGRYMLGPLEVEVSEGVARLVEGGSIAGSTLTLDRAFKRAVTVDRLPIEDVVSAIAANPARSLGLYDRVGSLEPGKDADLVVLDADFGLKGVMRRGEWVVNPQLG; encoded by the coding sequence ATGACCACTGAGCGCACTTCTCTGGCCGGGGTGCACGACAGCGCCCCTTCAGGGGCGCGGGGAACTGCGCGACCAACCCCGACCGACCCGCACGTAGTGGTCCTCTCGGGCGCCAACGTCGTACTCCCCACCGGGACGGTGCCCGGCGGCCGCGTCATCGTCGAGGGCACACGCATCGCCGGGAGCGCTCCCGTGGGCGCTCCGACGGTGGACCTGCGCAACCACTGGGTGGTCCCCGGCTTCGTCGACATGCACAACCACGGCGGCGGCGGTGCCTCCTTCACCTCGGGCACGGTCGAGGAGATCCTCAAGGGCATCCACACCCACCGCCTGCACGGCACGACGACCCTCGTCGCCTCCACCGTCACCGGCGACATGGACGGCCTCGCCCAGCGCGCCGGACTCCTCTCCGAGCTGGCCGAACAGGGCGACCTCGCGGGCATCCACTTCGAGGGCCCGTTCATCTCCCCGTGCCGCAAGGGCGCCCACTCCGAGGAGCTGCTGCGCGACCCGGACCCGGCGGAGGTCCGCAAGCTGATCGACGCGGCACGCGGCCGGGCCAGCATGGTCACGCTCGCCACCGAACTGCCGGGCGGCATCGACTCCGTACGCCTCCTCGCCGAGCACGGCGTCATCGCGGCGATCGGCCACACGGACGCCACGTACGAGCAGACGGTGGAGGCCATCGACGCGGGCGCGACCGTGGCGACGCACCTCTTCAACGCGATGCCCACGCTCGGGCACCGCTCCCCCGGTCCGATCGCCGCCCTGCTTGAGGACGAGCGGATCACGGTCGAGCTGATCAACGACGGCGTCCATCTCCACCCTGCCTCCCTCCAGCTGGCGTTCCACCACGCGGGCGGCGACCGAGTGGCGTTCATCACGGACGCGATGGACGCGGCGGGCTTCGGCGACGGGCGGTACATGCTCGGCCCGCTGGAGGTCGAGGTCAGCGAGGGTGTGGCGCGGCTCGTGGAGGGCGGTTCGATCGCGGGCTCCACGCTCACCCTGGACCGGGCCTTCAAGCGGGCGGTGACCGTGGACCGGCTGCCGATCGAGGACGTCGTCTCGGCCATCGCGGCCAATCCGGCCAGGTCACTGGGCCTGTACGACCGGGTGGGCTCGCTGGAGCCGGGCAAGGACGCGGACCTGGTGGTGCTGGACGCCGACTTCGGACTCAAGGGCGTGATGCGCCGGGGCGAATGGGTGGTGAATCCCCAACTGGGGTGA
- a CDS encoding ABC transporter substrate-binding protein: MQRRVTGLIAVVSALGMTAALGGCGGSSGSGDVTLRLVAADYGDSEANSSQKYWDELTKAYEAKNPGVKVEVSVYSWNEVDAKVKKMVADGDAPDMAQIGAYADYAAKGQLYRADDLLSINTQADFVGRLTEAGEIDRTQYGMPFASSTRLLFYNKKLFSDAGLTPPQTWSQLASDAEVLKSRGVKYPYALPLGPEEAQAETMMWLLSGGDGYTDTVGSYGIDSKQNVETFTWLKEKLVEKGLTGPVAPANLNRAEAFAAFTRGEVGMLNGHPTLMQAAAAKGVKFGMVPMPGINGRSKATMGVADWMMAFKKPGHAEQVGDFLDYVYSEKNVLKFSHEYDLLPVTTSASEAMSADKSDSDLVGFLDELPNAELYPVAKTSWASVSADIKQQIGKAVGPKGSPAAILGQLQRVAAAEESAG, encoded by the coding sequence GTGCAGCGGCGAGTGACAGGTCTGATCGCGGTGGTGTCCGCGCTGGGCATGACGGCGGCCCTCGGCGGCTGTGGCGGTTCCTCCGGATCCGGGGACGTCACGCTGCGACTGGTCGCGGCCGACTACGGCGACTCCGAGGCGAACAGCTCCCAGAAGTACTGGGACGAGCTGACCAAGGCGTACGAGGCGAAGAACCCCGGGGTCAAGGTCGAGGTGAGCGTCTACTCGTGGAACGAGGTGGACGCCAAGGTCAAGAAGATGGTCGCCGACGGTGACGCACCCGACATGGCCCAGATCGGCGCGTACGCCGACTACGCCGCGAAGGGCCAGCTCTACAGGGCAGACGACCTGCTCTCCATCAACACCCAGGCCGACTTCGTTGGCCGCCTCACCGAGGCGGGGGAGATAGACCGGACGCAGTACGGCATGCCGTTCGCCTCCTCGACGCGGCTGCTCTTCTACAACAAGAAGCTCTTCAGCGACGCGGGCCTCACCCCGCCGCAGACCTGGAGCCAGCTCGCGTCCGACGCCGAGGTCCTCAAGTCGCGTGGCGTGAAGTACCCGTACGCGCTGCCCCTGGGGCCCGAGGAGGCGCAGGCCGAGACGATGATGTGGCTGCTGAGCGGCGGCGACGGCTACACCGACACGGTCGGGTCGTACGGCATCGACTCCAAGCAGAACGTCGAGACCTTCACCTGGCTCAAGGAGAAACTGGTCGAGAAGGGGCTCACCGGACCCGTCGCGCCCGCGAATCTCAACCGTGCGGAGGCCTTTGCGGCGTTCACTCGCGGCGAGGTCGGGATGCTGAACGGCCACCCGACGCTGATGCAGGCCGCCGCGGCGAAGGGCGTGAAGTTCGGCATGGTGCCGATGCCCGGCATCAACGGGCGGTCCAAGGCCACGATGGGCGTCGCCGACTGGATGATGGCGTTCAAGAAGCCCGGGCATGCCGAGCAGGTCGGGGACTTCCTCGACTACGTCTACAGCGAGAAGAACGTGCTCAAGTTCTCGCACGAGTACGACCTGCTGCCGGTGACCACGTCGGCGTCCGAGGCGATGTCCGCGGACAAGTCCGACTCGGATCTCGTCGGCTTCCTCGACGAGCTGCCCAACGCCGAGTTGTATCCCGTGGCCAAGACGTCCTGGGCGTCCGTCAGCGCGGACATCAAGCAGCAGATAGGCAAGGCCGTGGGGCCGAAGGGCAGTCCGGCGGCGATCCTGGGGCAGCTGCAGAGGGTTGCTGCCGCGGAGGAGAGCGCGGGGTAG
- the otsB gene encoding trehalose-phosphatase, with translation MASHPESSSMPTPVTPAGRDGLEAIIARPARAVLAFDFDGTLAPIVPDPEQARAHPDAVPALAALAPKVASVAVVTGRPAGVAVRHGGFAGVPGLEHLVVLGHYGAERWDAVTGTVQAPAPHPGVAEARAELPGFLDSIGAWQGTWIEEKGRAVAVHTRRAQDPQAAFEALREPLAELATRHGLIVESGRMVLELRPPGMDKGVALGEYVRDVGAESVMYCGDDLGDLPAFAAVDKLRSDGIPGLLVCSGSNEVTELSDRADLVVDGPEGVVHLLAALATELAS, from the coding sequence ATGGCCAGTCACCCCGAGTCATCGTCGATGCCGACCCCCGTGACCCCGGCGGGCCGAGACGGCCTCGAAGCCATCATCGCGCGGCCCGCCAGGGCAGTCCTCGCCTTCGACTTCGACGGCACCCTCGCCCCGATCGTCCCGGACCCCGAACAGGCCCGCGCCCACCCGGACGCCGTACCCGCCCTGGCGGCCCTCGCCCCGAAGGTCGCCTCCGTCGCCGTCGTCACCGGACGCCCGGCCGGCGTGGCCGTACGCCACGGCGGCTTCGCCGGAGTCCCCGGCCTGGAGCACCTCGTCGTGCTCGGCCACTACGGTGCGGAACGCTGGGACGCCGTCACCGGCACCGTCCAGGCGCCCGCTCCCCACCCCGGCGTCGCCGAGGCCCGCGCCGAACTCCCCGGGTTCCTCGACTCCATCGGAGCCTGGCAGGGCACCTGGATCGAGGAGAAGGGGCGGGCCGTCGCGGTCCACACCCGCCGCGCCCAGGACCCCCAGGCCGCCTTCGAGGCCCTCCGAGAACCCCTCGCCGAACTCGCCACCCGCCACGGCCTGATCGTCGAGTCGGGAAGAATGGTGCTGGAACTGCGCCCGCCCGGCATGGACAAGGGCGTCGCGCTCGGAGAGTACGTACGCGACGTCGGCGCCGAGTCGGTCATGTACTGCGGCGACGACCTGGGCGACCTCCCCGCCTTCGCCGCCGTCGACAAACTCCGCTCCGACGGCATCCCCGGCCTCCTCGTCTGCAGCGGCAGCAACGAGGTGACGGAACTGTCAGACCGAGCGGACCTGGTGGTGGACGGCCCGGAAGGGGTAGTCCACCTACTGGCGGCACTGGCGACTGAGCTGGCCTCATAA
- the cdgB gene encoding diguanylate cyclase CdgB, which yields METESEPYVRLATLRQLHQVMADMNTARSLADTLQTVADGVVTGLGYELACVNLVQPDGDLVVAALAGNSAAEALITGRVGSRTSWERRLTMGEAWGDLRFIPHTEGWVLDEDDVPQWYTDGPAPRFEDEWHPADRLFAPMYTPGVPGGSCGELIGVLSVDRPRNGRHPGAWGREALQMYAFQAAIAISNARLRANMQRALVRLEREQQALRASEESFRQAFEYAPSGMAIAEMGGDQHGRILRTNDALCRLLGRPASSMRRYSFSDLVHPEDIGTLLRTSAEGGRAELRLCRRDGTYLWVSLRNSVVADAADGPRFLLTHVEDIEDRKRRELQLAHRASHDSLTGLPNSAELRSRLGARLCARPAAIEPGVVDTIDAAYGHGPADHAAVGVYDANGHGFDYRPGPEAFDAYDHHVHTVAPEGERDDGTKGLAVLFCDLDGFKSINDRFGHNAGDSVLIEVARRLGGAVRDGDTVARLGGDEFVVLADGLGRADAQDLAVRLRNEIIQPIRVDGRAMRVGASFGIGWAHCGMTADEVLQSADERMYIEKRSRPKAHRRAG from the coding sequence ATGGAGACCGAGTCGGAGCCGTACGTCCGTCTTGCGACCCTGCGGCAGCTGCATCAGGTCATGGCGGACATGAACACGGCCCGCAGCCTGGCCGACACGCTGCAGACCGTCGCCGACGGCGTCGTGACCGGCCTCGGCTACGAACTCGCCTGCGTCAACCTCGTACAGCCCGACGGTGACCTCGTGGTCGCCGCCCTCGCCGGGAACTCCGCCGCCGAGGCGCTCATCACCGGACGCGTCGGCTCCCGCACCTCCTGGGAGCGTCGGCTCACCATGGGCGAGGCGTGGGGCGATCTGCGCTTCATACCGCACACGGAGGGCTGGGTCCTCGACGAGGACGACGTCCCGCAGTGGTACACCGACGGGCCCGCACCGCGCTTCGAGGACGAGTGGCACCCCGCCGACCGACTCTTCGCGCCGATGTACACCCCGGGAGTCCCCGGCGGCTCCTGCGGCGAGCTGATCGGCGTCCTGTCCGTGGACCGGCCGCGCAACGGCCGGCACCCCGGCGCCTGGGGCCGCGAGGCCCTGCAGATGTACGCGTTCCAGGCCGCCATCGCCATCAGCAACGCGCGTCTACGAGCCAACATGCAGCGCGCGCTCGTCCGCCTGGAGCGGGAGCAACAGGCGCTGCGCGCCAGTGAAGAGAGCTTTCGGCAGGCCTTCGAGTACGCCCCGTCCGGCATGGCCATCGCCGAGATGGGCGGCGACCAGCACGGCCGGATCCTGCGCACGAACGACGCCCTGTGCCGCCTCCTGGGCCGTCCCGCCTCCTCGATGCGCCGCTACTCCTTCTCCGACCTCGTCCACCCCGAGGACATCGGCACCCTGCTGCGGACCTCCGCCGAGGGCGGGCGGGCCGAACTCAGACTCTGTCGCCGCGACGGCACGTACCTCTGGGTGTCGCTGCGCAACAGCGTGGTCGCGGACGCCGCCGACGGGCCGCGGTTCCTGCTCACCCACGTCGAGGACATCGAGGACCGCAAGCGCCGCGAGCTGCAGCTCGCCCACCGCGCCTCGCACGACTCGCTCACCGGCCTGCCCAACTCCGCGGAGCTTCGCTCCCGTCTCGGCGCCCGGCTGTGCGCGCGGCCCGCGGCGATCGAGCCCGGCGTGGTCGACACGATCGACGCCGCGTACGGGCACGGGCCCGCCGACCACGCCGCGGTCGGCGTGTACGACGCGAACGGGCACGGCTTCGACTACCGGCCGGGCCCCGAGGCGTTCGACGCCTACGACCACCACGTCCACACCGTCGCCCCGGAGGGCGAGCGGGACGACGGGACGAAGGGGCTCGCGGTCCTCTTCTGCGACCTGGACGGCTTCAAGTCGATCAACGACCGCTTCGGTCACAACGCCGGCGACTCGGTGCTCATCGAGGTGGCCCGGCGGCTCGGCGGCGCGGTGCGTGACGGGGACACGGTCGCGCGGCTCGGCGGCGACGAGTTCGTGGTGCTCGCCGACGGCCTCGGCCGCGCCGACGCGCAGGACCTCGCGGTACGCCTGCGGAACGAGATCATCCAGCCCATCAGGGTCGACGGCCGGGCCATGCGGGTCGGCGCCAGCTTCGGTATCGGGTGGGCACACTGCGGCATGACGGCGGACGAAGTCCTGCAGTCAGCCGACGAGCGGATGTACATAGAGAAACGGTCTCGTCCCAAAGCGCACAGGCGTGCGGGCTGA
- a CDS encoding alpha,alpha-trehalose-phosphate synthase (UDP-forming), with product MVSTRGTHNILVASNRGPVSYTQDETGALTAKRGGGGLVSGLSAIGPDAGALWVCSALGDGDREAVRRGVGEDGVRMLDIDAETHAAAYNGIANSALWFVHHLLYQTPLEPVFDKEFRRQWAAYETYNHAFAEALAEEAAEGAAVLVQDYHLVLVPRMLRELRPDLRIGHFSHTPWAPPEYFRLLPDDIAAKVLGGILGADRAAFLTQRWADAFTDCCHAVLGPGIPSGTRIGVHGLGADADFLRERSHRPDVDERLAVLREQIGKAPDGTARKAIVRVDRTELSKNIVRGLLAFRELLEERPEWRERVVHVAFAYPSRQDLAVYRDYMAEVQRVSDEINAQYGTPGWTPVLLNLKDDFARSLASYRLADVALVNPIRDGMNLVAKEVPVVSDDGCVLVLSREAGAYEELGEDAIVVNPYDVSGTALALHEALTMPVGERAERTKRLAVAATALPPAQWFLDQLQALDS from the coding sequence ATGGTCTCCACCCGCGGCACTCACAACATCCTGGTCGCCTCCAACCGCGGCCCGGTCTCGTACACCCAGGACGAGACCGGGGCGCTCACGGCCAAGCGCGGCGGAGGCGGCCTCGTGTCCGGGCTCTCCGCGATCGGCCCGGACGCGGGCGCCCTGTGGGTGTGCTCGGCCCTCGGCGACGGCGACCGCGAGGCCGTACGACGCGGGGTGGGCGAAGACGGCGTACGGATGCTGGACATCGACGCCGAAACCCACGCCGCCGCGTACAACGGCATCGCCAACTCCGCGCTGTGGTTCGTCCACCACCTGCTCTACCAGACACCGCTGGAGCCGGTCTTCGACAAGGAGTTCCGGCGCCAGTGGGCGGCGTACGAGACGTACAACCACGCCTTCGCCGAGGCGCTCGCCGAGGAGGCCGCGGAGGGCGCGGCCGTCCTCGTGCAGGACTACCACCTGGTTCTCGTCCCGCGGATGCTCCGCGAGCTCCGCCCCGACCTGCGGATCGGGCACTTCTCGCACACGCCGTGGGCACCGCCGGAGTACTTCCGGCTGCTGCCGGACGACATCGCGGCGAAGGTGCTCGGCGGGATCCTCGGGGCGGACCGGGCCGCGTTCCTCACCCAGCGGTGGGCGGACGCGTTCACCGACTGCTGTCACGCCGTCCTGGGTCCCGGGATCCCCTCCGGTACGCGGATCGGGGTGCACGGTCTCGGGGCGGACGCGGACTTCCTGCGCGAGCGCTCGCACCGGCCTGACGTGGACGAGCGGCTGGCGGTACTGCGCGAGCAGATCGGCAAGGCCCCCGACGGCACCGCCCGGAAGGCGATCGTGCGGGTGGACCGGACCGAGCTGTCCAAGAACATCGTGCGCGGGCTGCTGGCGTTCCGGGAGCTGCTGGAGGAGCGGCCGGAGTGGCGCGAGCGGGTGGTGCACGTGGCGTTCGCGTACCCGTCGCGGCAGGACCTGGCGGTCTACCGCGACTACATGGCCGAGGTCCAGCGGGTCTCGGACGAGATCAACGCCCAGTACGGAACGCCGGGTTGGACCCCGGTCCTGCTGAACCTCAAGGACGACTTCGCGCGCTCCCTGGCCTCCTACCGGCTGGCGGACGTGGCTCTCGTCAACCCCATCCGGGACGGCATGAACCTCGTCGCCAAGGAGGTGCCGGTCGTGTCGGACGACGGGTGCGTGCTGGTGCTTTCGCGGGAGGCGGGGGCGTACGAGGAGTTGGGCGAGGATGCGATCGTGGTGAACCCGTACGACGTTTCGGGCACGGCCCTGGCGTTGCACGAGGCGTTGACGATGCCGGTGGGGGAACGGGCCGAGAGGACGAAGCGGTTGGCTGTGGCCGCGACCGCTTTGCCTCCGGCGCAGTGGTTCTTGGACCAGCTTCAGGCGCTGGACTCGTAG
- a CDS encoding DUF3263 domain-containing protein encodes MDDEELTSQELAVLALERRGWSTPGAKERAIREELGLAPVRYYQLLNALLDAPRALAHDPVTVNRLRRVRDVRRAEREG; translated from the coding sequence ATGGATGACGAGGAGCTGACCTCCCAGGAGCTTGCCGTTCTCGCGCTGGAGCGGCGTGGGTGGTCGACGCCGGGGGCCAAGGAGCGGGCGATACGGGAGGAACTGGGGCTGGCCCCCGTCCGCTACTACCAACTCCTGAACGCCCTCCTGGACGCGCCGCGGGCCTTGGCCCACGACCCGGTCACGGTCAACCGACTGCGGCGAGTGAGGGATGTACGCCGGGCCGAGAGGGAGGGCTGA
- a CDS encoding carbohydrate-binding protein, giving the protein MTPGNNGASTPEDDDPFGYLYADGQAAGAQPPSGGGGYGYPGSVNRVRPVGERQYGQPAAPTAPTAQYGQVPQQQGTYGQPNANYSAPEAFNGGEPTTYQPMPDQGHGHGGGGRGRGPNTKGLLIGAVAVVAAVVIGIGVAMLGGDSDDGKGGDASGSTPSAADSVEPSKEPSKQAADPADLPEIDAKALKLGPGVTTASDVKGASSDGGLYVTGMNQVGAEVTWTVNGIPKAGTYTVFTRYSVAGKDAKMTLTVNGKQFGSKLNLGNFTGAKDNEWEKGWTETYSWPTLTKGTNTISISCQQGDDCNVLLDQLRLKAGQVKD; this is encoded by the coding sequence ATGACGCCCGGCAACAACGGCGCGAGCACGCCCGAGGACGACGACCCGTTCGGCTATCTGTACGCCGACGGGCAGGCCGCCGGAGCCCAGCCGCCGAGCGGCGGAGGTGGCTACGGCTACCCCGGCTCGGTCAACAGGGTCCGGCCGGTCGGTGAGCGCCAGTACGGCCAGCCCGCCGCCCCGACCGCCCCCACCGCGCAGTACGGACAGGTGCCTCAGCAGCAGGGGACGTACGGCCAGCCGAACGCGAACTACTCGGCGCCCGAGGCCTTCAACGGCGGCGAGCCCACCACGTACCAGCCGATGCCCGACCAGGGCCATGGCCACGGTGGCGGCGGCCGGGGCCGCGGTCCCAACACCAAGGGTCTGCTGATCGGTGCCGTCGCCGTCGTGGCGGCCGTCGTGATCGGCATCGGTGTCGCGATGCTCGGCGGTGACTCGGACGACGGCAAGGGCGGCGATGCGTCGGGCTCGACCCCGTCGGCCGCCGACAGCGTCGAGCCGAGCAAGGAGCCGTCGAAGCAGGCCGCGGACCCGGCCGACCTGCCCGAGATCGACGCGAAGGCCCTGAAGCTGGGCCCCGGAGTGACGACCGCCTCCGACGTCAAGGGCGCCAGCTCCGACGGCGGCCTCTATGTGACGGGCATGAACCAGGTCGGCGCGGAGGTCACCTGGACCGTCAACGGCATCCCCAAGGCAGGCACCTACACCGTCTTCACGCGGTACAGCGTCGCCGGCAAGGACGCCAAGATGACGCTCACCGTGAACGGCAAGCAGTTCGGCAGCAAGCTGAACCTCGGCAACTTCACGGGCGCCAAGGACAACGAATGGGAGAAGGGCTGGACGGAGACCTACTCCTGGCCCACCCTCACCAAGGGCACCAACACCATCTCCATCTCCTGCCAGCAGGGCGACGACTGCAACGTCCTCCTGGACCAGCTCCGCCTGAAGGCGGGCCAGGTCAAGGACTAG
- a CDS encoding ROK family protein: MRHVIALDVGGTGMKAALVGALDAAPSGGTPPVLHRARRATGREHGPDSVVESILAFAADLRAHGERHFGEPAAAVGVAVPGIVDADLGIAAYSANLGWRDVPLRDLLSERLGGIPVALGHDVRTGGLAEGRIGAGRGADRFLFVPLGTGIAGAIGIDGRVEAGAHGFAGEIGHIVVRPGGTPCPCGQRGCLERFASAAAVSEAWAEASGDPEADAADCAKAVESGDPRALVVWQEAVDALADGLVTALTLLDPRTLIIGGGLAEAGETLFTPLRAAVERRVTFQKLPSIVPAALGDTAGCLGAGLLAWDLLSTTSPSNPASEVTP; encoded by the coding sequence GTGAGACATGTCATCGCCCTCGACGTGGGCGGCACCGGGATGAAGGCCGCCCTCGTGGGGGCGCTCGACGCCGCGCCCTCCGGGGGGACACCCCCCGTGCTGCACCGGGCCCGCCGCGCCACCGGCCGGGAGCACGGTCCGGACTCCGTCGTCGAGTCGATCCTCGCCTTCGCCGCCGACCTGCGCGCGCACGGCGAGCGCCACTTCGGCGAGCCCGCGGCGGCCGTCGGAGTCGCCGTGCCCGGCATCGTGGACGCCGACCTGGGCATCGCCGCGTACTCGGCCAACCTCGGCTGGCGCGACGTACCCCTGCGGGACCTGCTCAGCGAGCGGCTGGGCGGGATCCCGGTGGCCCTCGGCCACGACGTACGCACCGGCGGGCTCGCGGAGGGCCGGATCGGCGCGGGCCGGGGCGCGGACCGCTTCCTGTTCGTGCCGCTCGGCACCGGCATCGCGGGCGCGATCGGCATCGACGGCCGCGTGGAGGCGGGCGCGCACGGCTTCGCCGGCGAGATCGGCCACATCGTCGTACGCCCCGGCGGCACCCCCTGCCCGTGCGGCCAGCGCGGCTGTCTGGAACGGTTCGCGTCCGCCGCGGCCGTCAGCGAGGCCTGGGCCGAGGCGTCCGGCGACCCGGAGGCGGACGCGGCGGACTGCGCGAAGGCCGTCGAGTCCGGGGACCCGCGGGCCCTGGTGGTCTGGCAGGAGGCCGTGGACGCGCTGGCCGACGGGCTCGTCACCGCGCTCACCCTGCTGGACCCGCGCACCCTGATCATCGGTGGCGGTCTCGCCGAGGCCGGGGAAACCTTGTTCACACCGCTACGAGCCGCGGTCGAGCGACGCGTCACCTTCCAGAAACTCCCGTCCATCGTCCCCGCCGCACTGGGGGACACGGCCGGCTGCCTGGGCGCGGGCCTCCTGGCCTGGGACCTGCTGAGCACCACTTCCCCTTCCAACCCCGCTTCGGAGGTAACCCCCTGA
- a CDS encoding flavin reductase family protein, which produces MLNTPSAAPPAPSVHAEGVSNDEFRAAMSRLAAGVVLVTAHEPQPDPDGPSGEDVGMTATSFMSVSLDPPLVMVGLREGSRMDDLLDEQPLWAVSVLTESQRQIAGRFAMKGRISDRLLFEDLQWVRGEASGAPLIEGALATLECRTEQRVTAGDHTLVIGRVLTSSAPNTEGGPLTYFRGRYRELG; this is translated from the coding sequence GTGCTTAACACTCCCTCTGCCGCTCCTCCCGCCCCATCCGTGCATGCTGAGGGGGTGAGCAACGACGAGTTCCGCGCCGCCATGTCCCGGCTGGCCGCGGGTGTGGTCCTGGTGACCGCGCACGAGCCCCAGCCGGACCCGGACGGCCCGAGCGGCGAGGACGTCGGCATGACGGCGACCTCCTTCATGTCCGTGTCCCTGGACCCGCCCCTCGTCATGGTCGGCCTGCGCGAGGGCTCCCGCATGGACGACCTGCTCGACGAACAGCCCCTGTGGGCGGTCTCCGTCCTCACCGAGAGCCAGCGCCAGATCGCGGGCCGCTTCGCCATGAAGGGACGCATCTCCGACCGTCTCCTCTTCGAGGACCTCCAGTGGGTACGCGGTGAGGCGTCCGGGGCTCCGCTGATCGAGGGTGCCCTGGCGACCCTGGAGTGCCGCACCGAACAGCGGGTGACCGCCGGGGACCACACGCTGGTCATCGGCCGGGTCCTGACGTCCTCGGCACCGAACACGGAGGGCGGGCCGCTGACGTACTTCCGGGGCCGGTACCGGGAGTTGGGGTAG
- a CDS encoding 1-phosphofructokinase family hexose kinase: MILTVTLNTALDITYRVRALRPHTSHRVTEVIERPGGKGLNVARVLAALGHEVTVTGFAGGATGRAVQEQLTHTPGVVDALVPVAGATRRTIAVADTAAGDTTQLNEPGPSIAPAEWSVFQEAYEDLLRSASAVALCGSLPPGVPVGAYAGLVRTARSLAVPVLLDTSGEPLRRGVAARPDIVKPNADELAELTGAHEASRATRDARRRGAHAVVASLGSEGLLARTPDGDWRAAPPRRVRGNPTGAGDSVVAGLLSGLVEQLPWPERLARAVALSAATVLAPVAGEFDRAAYEELVARVSVTGEAAAA, encoded by the coding sequence GTGATTCTCACGGTCACGCTGAACACCGCTCTCGACATCACCTATCGCGTACGGGCGCTGCGGCCGCACACCTCGCACCGCGTCACCGAGGTGATCGAACGGCCGGGCGGGAAGGGCCTGAACGTGGCCCGGGTGCTCGCCGCCCTCGGTCACGAGGTGACCGTGACGGGTTTCGCGGGCGGTGCGACCGGGCGTGCCGTCCAGGAACAGCTCACGCACACACCGGGTGTCGTGGACGCGCTGGTCCCGGTGGCGGGTGCGACCCGTCGCACGATCGCGGTGGCCGACACGGCAGCCGGTGACACGACTCAACTCAACGAGCCGGGCCCCTCGATCGCCCCGGCCGAGTGGTCCGTCTTCCAGGAGGCGTACGAGGATCTGCTGCGGTCCGCTTCGGCGGTGGCCCTCTGCGGGAGTCTGCCACCCGGGGTGCCGGTGGGGGCGTACGCCGGGCTTGTGCGCACGGCGAGGTCCTTGGCGGTTCCGGTGCTGCTCGACACGAGTGGGGAGCCGCTTCGGCGTGGGGTCGCCGCCCGGCCCGACATCGTCAAGCCGAACGCCGACGAGTTGGCTGAGCTGACCGGGGCGCATGAGGCGTCGCGGGCCACGCGGGATGCGCGTCGGCGGGGCGCGCATGCTGTGGTGGCCTCGCTGGGCTCGGAGGGACTGCTCGCGCGTACCCCGGACGGTGACTGGCGGGCCGCCCCGCCCCGCCGGGTCCGCGGGAACCCGACGGGGGCCGGGGACTCCGTGGTCGCGGGGCTGCTGTCGGGGCTGGTGGAACAGTTGCCGTGGCCGGAGCGGTTGGCCCGTGCGGTGGCGTTGTCCGCGGCGACCGTGCTGGCGCCGGTGGCGGGGGAGTTCGACCGGGCGGCGTACGAGGAGTTGGTCGCGCGGGTGTCTGTGACCGGCGAGGCCGCCGCGGCGTGA